Proteins encoded within one genomic window of Onychostoma macrolepis isolate SWU-2019 chromosome 11, ASM1243209v1, whole genome shotgun sequence:
- the LOC131549643 gene encoding uncharacterized protein LOC131549643, translating to MSKEQKLRLRGHGGNDEDSDRPDNRHFHRGDEESDEENSDINEFDEATIKKSRAQDTSAAVSSDIINVIETYCVASENKPGKRIPNIGYMGVQDTSAIVSSEIINMNGIPVTVNIEGSYAKEGSYAKTGMMIPQFGYFAERGFGRVSAECSLFAAEAEAKGPNSSYSTAASPDGVEAMARVELASASVKAGPLGLKVGVGFDTGASAGVDGVEAKVLGTGFTIGSKNSISVLGSEASCSVM from the exons ATGTCTAAAGAACAAAAGTTAAGGCTCCGTGGACATGGTGGAAATG aTGAAGACTCTGATAGACCCGATAACAGACATTTCCACCGTGGAGATGAGGAAAGTG ATGAAGAGAACTCTGACATAAATGAATTCGACGAGGCTACCATAAAAAAGTCAAGAGCGCAAGATACATCAGCTGCTGTTTCAAGCGACATCATAAACGTGATTGAGACGTATTGCGTAGCGAGTGAAAACAAACCAGGAAAGAGGATTCCCAATATTGGATACATGGGAGTGCAAGATACATCAGCTATTGTTTCAAGCGAAATCATAAACATGAATGGCATACCAGTGACTGTCAATATAGAAGGCAGTTATGCTAAAGAAGGCTCTTATGCCAAAACAGGAATGATGATTCCCCAGTTTGGATACTTTGCAGAAAGAGGATTTGGACGAGTTAGTGCTGAATGCAGTCTATTTGCAGCAGAGGCAGAAGCCAAAGGTCCAAATTCCTCATATAGTACTGCAGCCAGTCCGGATGGAGTCGAAGCAATGGCTCGAGTTGAACTCGCCAGTGCATCAGTTAAAGCCGGTCCACTTGGTCTGAAAGTGGGAGTTGGATTTGACACGGGTGCATCTGCTGGTGTGGACGGGGTGGAGGCCAAAGTCCTGGGAACTGGATTCACAATTGGTTCAAAAAATAGTATATCTGTTCTGGGTTCAGAAGCTTCATGTTCAGTCATGTAG
- the LOC131549139 gene encoding uncharacterized protein LOC131549139, translating into MPLRDLKSFSGTRATSDIALNEECDILYTKCLREENPRVDFTVSSEINKKLLERSTWKCKKHISKSLSVELASATASGSGIIGMIDTIDRPADASAEGTYTRAGSYVDGFENKPGRRIPKAGVYAEAGVGRASAEYSVFRVEAKGPNASAGAEATAARLGAGAMAQAEIVSVSASAGPVDVKLGLGVDTGGYIGLGGVEAKILGFGFSIWVQNCHFHSSHTGT; encoded by the exons ATGCCACTACGGGACCTGAAGAGCTTCTCTGGCACCAGAGCCACCTCTGATATTGCCTTGA atgaAGAATGTGACATACTTTATACCAAATGTCTGCGAGAAGAAAACCCCAGAGTCGATTTCACTGTTTCAAGTGAGATTAATAAGAAATTACTCGAAAGGAGCACATGGAAATGTAAAAAGCATATTTCAAAAAGTCTAAGTGTGGAGCTTGCATCAGCTACTGCTTCAGGAAGCGGCATCATAGGCATGATTGACACGATTGACAGACCCGCAGATGCCAGTGCAGAAGGCACCTATACTCGAGCTGGATCATATGTGGATGGTTTTGAAAACAAACCAGGAAGGAGGATTCCCAAAGCTGGAGTCTATGCGGAAGCAGGAGTCGGACGAGCcagtgctgaatacagtgtattTAGGGTAGAAGCCAAAGGTCCAAACGCCTCGGCTGGTGCTGAAGCCACTGCGGCTAGACTCGGGGCCGGAGCAATGGCTCAGGCTGAAATTGTCAGTGTGTCAGCTAGTGCTGGTCCAGTTGATGTGAAATTAGGACTTGGAGTCGACACAGGTGGATATATTGGTTTGGGTGGGGTGGAGGCCAAAATACTGGGATTTGGATTCTCAATCTGGGTTcagaattgtcattttcatTCTAGTCACACAG GAACATGA